Proteins co-encoded in one Megalops cyprinoides isolate fMegCyp1 chromosome 1, fMegCyp1.pri, whole genome shotgun sequence genomic window:
- the LOC118788812 gene encoding synaptogyrin-2-like → MEPGTASAYGASLAGGSFDFMTFIKQPHTMLRLLSWVCAVVVFACITAEGYINSSHSSELMCIFNGNDGVCHFAVGVGVLAFLACVAFLVLDAYFPQISNAKERKHIVMADLAFSGLWAGLWFVCFCLLANQWSLSQTNEALPASAARATIAFSFFSVPAWGLLAVFALRRYRQGVSDRSQSYPDGVHDHSTPDPSGTEAFQQPSFLPNPEPQGEGGYGPSGF, encoded by the exons ATGGAGCCTGGCACGGCAAGCGCGTACGGGGCCTCGCTAGCCGGAGGATCCTTCGACTTCatgacatttataaaacaacCGCACACCATGCTGCGTCTGCTGAGCTGG GTTTGTGCCGTCGTGGTATTTGCCTGCATCACGGCGGAGGGATACATTAACTCCAGCCACAGCAGTGAGCTGATGTGCATCTTCAATGGGAATGACGGGGTGTGTCACTTTGCCGTGGGCGTGGGCGTGCTGGCCTTCCTGGCCTGTGTGGCCTTCCTGGTGCTGGACGCCTACTTCCCCCAGATCAGCAACGCCAAGGAGAGGAAGCATATCGTCATGGCTGACCTCGCCTTCTCAG GTCTGTGGGCGGGGCTGTGGTTTGTGTGCTTCTGCCTCCTGGCCAATCAGTGGTCGCTCTCGCAGACCAATGAGGCGCTCCCAGCGTCCGCCGCCCGAGCCACCATtgccttctccttcttctccgTCCCCGCCTGG GGGCTTCTGGCAGTCTTTGCCCTGAGGAGGTACCGGCAGGGCGTGAGTGACCGCAGTCAGAGCTACCCGGACGGGGTGCACGACCACAGCACCCCTGACCCCAGCGGGACAGAGGCCTTCCAGCAGCCCTCTTTCCTCCCGAACCCGGAGCCCCAGGGCGAGGGCGGGTACGGGCCCTCGGGCttctga
- the tk1 gene encoding thymidine kinase, cytosolic, translating into MDCFNLSQILPNSPRKTRGQIQVIFGPMFSGKSTELMRRVRRFQIAQYNCLVIKYAKDTRYSDTGMATHDKYTMEAVSANRLRDVHKLALDASVIGIDEGQFFPDTVEFCEEMANRGKTVIVAALDGTFQRKAFGNILSLVPLAESVVKLNAVCMQCYKEAAYTKRLGEETEVEVIGGADKYQAVCRVCYGGLMSNKENSTPRREETPRHALPGRQLDPNVPRKLFSTLHI; encoded by the exons ATGGACTGCTTTAACCTTTCGCAGATTTTACCAAATTCTCCTAGGAAAACGAGGGGTCAAATCCAG GTGATTTTCGGGCCGATGTTTTCGGGGAAAAG CACGGAGCTGATGCGCAGAGTTCGGCGCTTCCAGATCGCGCAGTACAACTGCCTGGTGATCAAATACGCAAAAGATACGCGCTACTCGGACACGGGGATGGCCACCCACGACAA ATACACGATGGAGGCAGTTTCTGCCAATCGGCTGAGGGACGTACACAAGCTGGCGCTGGACGCCAGTGTCATCGGCATCGATGAGGGACAGTTT TTCCCGGACACCGTGGAGTTCTGCGAGGAGATGGCCAACCGGGGCAAGACCGTCATCGTGGCTGCGCTCGACGGAACATTCCAGAGAAAG GCGTTTGGGAACATTCTGAGCCTGGTTCCGCTGGCGGAGAGCGTGGTGAAGCTGAACGCCGTCTGCATGCAGTGCTACAAGGAGGCGGCCTACACCAAGAGGCTGGGGGAGGAGACGGAG GTGGAGGTGATCGGGGGTGCGGACAAGTACCAGGCGGTGTGCAGAGTGTGCTACGGCGGGCTGATGAGCAATAAAGAGAACAGCACCCCCCGGAGGGAGGAGACGCCCCGACATGCTCTTCCAGGGAGACAGCTGGACCCCAACGTTCCCCGAAAACTCTTCAGCACCCTGCACATCTGA
- the afmid gene encoding kynurenine formamidase: protein MSADDVIKAHVAALREGTERARSAAQTLLNVPYGEGDGEKLDVYVPTGSSIDLPLVIYLHGGYWQFLSKEESGFMAVPLAQKGVVVVAVGYDTAPKGDMDLMVSQVRRSVVSVVQQYSHISGLFLCGHSAGAHLVAMVLSTDWSQYSVAPQIKGAFLVSGIYDLLPVLSTYVNEPLKMTEEVAVRNSPSQLVPQLKESSAGCEIVIAVAQNDSPDFRKQSEDYFKALESSGLKVTFQDVPNTDHFSIIEKFVEGDYHLTQLLLKMMGKS, encoded by the exons ATGTCCGCGGACGATGTCATAAAAGCCCACGTGGCAGCGCTCAGAGAAG GTACGGAGAGAGCGCGCAGCGCGGCGCAGACGCTGCTCAATGTCCCCTACGGAGAGGGCGACGGGGAGAAGCTGGATGTTTACGTGCCAACGGGCTCTTCGATAG ATTTGCCTTTAGTCATTTACCTGCATGGCGGATACTGGCAGTTTCTGAG CAAGGAGGAGTCTGGCTTTATGGCCGTTCCCCTGGCGCAGAAGGGTGTGGTCGTGGTTGCTGTTGGTTACGACACCGCCCCCAAAG GTGACATGGACCTGATGGTGTCTCAGGTGAGGCGAAGCGTGGTGTCCGTTGTTCAGCAGTATTCTCACATCAG TGGTTTGTTCCTCTGTGGACACTCTGCAGGTGCTCAcctggttgccatggtgctCAGCACAGACTGGTCCCAGTACAGCGTTGCGCCTCAGATCAAAG GTGCATTCCTCGTTAGCGGAATCTATGACCTGCTGCCCGTTCTGTCCACCTACGTGAATGAGCCTCTTAAAATGACAGA AGAGGTGGCAGTGAGGAACAGCCCCAGCCAGCTGGTCCCCCAGCTGAAGGAGTCCTCCGCTGGCTGTGAAATCGTGATCGCTGTGGCTCAGAACGACTCGCCAGACTTCAGGAAGCAGTCTGAGGACTACTTCAaa gcTCTGGAGTCCTCAGGGCTGAAGGTGACTTTTCAAGATGTCCCCAACACTGACCACTTCAGCATCATTGAGAAGTTTGTGGAGGGTGACTACCACCTCACACAG CTCCTCCTGAAGATGATGGGGAAAAGCTGA